ATTACTTCCTGAACATTCTTTATCTTATCCAGCTTATTCACGGCAACTATCGTTGGTATGTCTAACTCCCTTAGGAATTGATAAAATTCTACATCTATTGGTATCTCGCCTCTTTTTTCCCATCGCTTAATGATTTCTGGGGCCGCTTTTCCGTCGACAACTAATACTGCGACGTCAATATTTTTTGCATTATCCTCTATGAAGTGAACTATCTCATCTTTTATCCTTTCCTGGACTTCCTTCGGTAATCCCATCATGAACCCGAAGCCAGGCATGTCAATGATCTTGTGATTCTTCCACTCTATTTCAATTATTTTCCTAGTTACTCCTGGCCTTTTCCCCCTTCTAACTTTTTTCCCTGTTAATCTATAAATAAGGGTGCTCTTTCCAACGTTTGATCTACCTGCGAATATTATAGTTGCCATCGGAATCTAACAAAATTATGGGATTTATAAATTCATAGGGTAAAAAGAAAAAGATTGATCAGCCGTAGATAACTTCATGGGACGTTATCTGTTGTAATAGCTTTCTTTCATTTCCTAGAACCTTATCTACTGCTTTAAGGAAATCCTCCTGAGTTACGTATGTCCTTCTCTCCCTAATTGCAAACATTCCAGCTTCAGTAGCTATGGCTTTTAAATCTGCTCCGCTTGCTCCCTCTGTCATTTCTGCTATGGCTCTTAAGTCAACGCCTTTGAGTTTCATTCTTCTCGTGTGAACTTTTAAGATTTCAAGCCTTCCCTCGAAGTCTGGAAGTGGAACCTCAATTAGTCTATCGAATCTTCCCGGCCTTAGTAGGGCTGGATCTAGTATATCTGGCCTATTAGTTGCGGCTATAACCTTTACGTTTCCTCTTGGATCGAATCCATCCATTTCAGCGAGTAGTTGCATGAGTGTCCTGTTAACCTCCCTTTCTCCTCCTGTGGTTTCATCCATTCTCTTTGCTCCTATTGCATCAATCTCATCTATGAATATTATTGTTGGGGCCTTCTCCTTTGCAAGTTCGAATAACTCATGAACGAGCCTTGCACCCTCTCCAATGTACTTTCTAACGAGCTCGCTTCCCACAACTCTAATGAACGTTGCGTTAACCTCATGGGCGAGGGCCTTTGCCATTAACGTTTTTCCGCAACCTGGGGGGCCGTATAAAAGAACACCCTTTGGAGGATCAATACCAACTTCTTCAAAGAGCTCTGGATGTTTGAGGGGCAGCTCTATGGCTTCCCTTAACTCCT
This Pyrococcus horikoshii OT3 DNA region includes the following protein-coding sequences:
- the engB gene encoding GTP-binding protein EngB, encoding MATIIFAGRSNVGKSTLIYRLTGKKVRRGKRPGVTRKIIEIEWKNHKIIDMPGFGFMMGLPKEVQERIKDEIVHFIEDNAKNIDVAVLVVDGKAAPEIIKRWEKRGEIPIDVEFYQFLRELDIPTIVAVNKLDKIKNVQEVINFLAEKFEVPLSEIDKVFIPISAKFGDNIERLKNRIFEVIRERQGRRV
- a CDS encoding proteasome-activating nucleotidase, which codes for MSGDEVQFQGDYDDYITYLKRRIRQLELQVRMLEADKERLERELSRLRSEMSRLRQPPAFAGTVIEVLDEDRAIVQNYNGPRFVVRIAPWIDRKKLRPGTRVALDQRTMAVVEILPTSKDPTVLGFEVIERPNVTYNDIGGLKKQLQELREAIELPLKHPELFEEVGIDPPKGVLLYGPPGCGKTLMAKALAHEVNATFIRVVGSELVRKYIGEGARLVHELFELAKEKAPTIIFIDEIDAIGAKRMDETTGGEREVNRTLMQLLAEMDGFDPRGNVKVIAATNRPDILDPALLRPGRFDRLIEVPLPDFEGRLEILKVHTRRMKLKGVDLRAIAEMTEGASGADLKAIATEAGMFAIRERRTYVTQEDFLKAVDKVLGNERKLLQQITSHEVIYG